GACGGCGGCAGTATCACCGGGTTGTACACGGTGCTGGTGGAAGGCGACGACATGAACGAACCGATCGCCGACGCGGTGCGCTCGATTCTCGACGGTCACATTGTGCTGTCGCGCCGGCTGGCCGCCAAAAATCATTATCCCTGCATCGATATCCTGCATTCGGCCAGCCGCGTCATGAACGCCGTGACCGACCGGGAGCACCAGGAACACGGCGGCCGGCTGCGGGAACTGCTGGCCACCTACCAGGAAGCCGAGGACCTCGTCAACATCGGCGCCTACAAAAAAGGCAGCAATCCCAAAATCGATTTTGCGCTGGCCCATATCGACCGGGTTAACGGATTTTTGCGTCAGCGGGTCCACGAACCGGTGGATCTGCAAACCACCATCGCCCAGCTCAAGGAACTTCGTCTGTGCTAGGGGTGCGCCGGGTCCCGGCCATGCCCTCAGTCACTTTGTAACGCCCGCCGCCGCGGGAGGCCGTCATGTCTTTTACCTTCAAGCTGCAACCGCTGCTCAAACATCGCACCCTGCTCGAAAACCAGGCGCGGCAGGCCCTTGCCGAAGCCCTGGCGGAAGAAGCCGCTCTGCAGCAGGTCATCGAAGAACACTGCCAGGCCCGGCAGGCGCTGCAACAGGAATTCGAGGATAAAAAGGCCCTTGGCATGGATTGGGCGGAACTGCTGATCTACGACCGCAGTCTCAAGCGCCGTGCGGCCAGGCTCAGGGAACTGCAGGCCCAGGCCAGGGAACTGCAAGCACAGAGCGAGCAGCGTCGCGCCTGCCTGACCGAGGCCAGCCGGGACAAAACCCTGATGGAAAAACTCAGGACCAGAATGGAGGACGAGCACCGCCAGGAAATGCTTCGCCGGGAGATGGTACATCTGGACGAAGTTGCCCTGCGGCTCGGAAAAAATCGCCTATGACCGTTTCACATCGGACACGCATCCTGTGGGCCGCCAGCCTTTTGTTTATCGGGTGGCCTGTTTTTACCCTGGCGGAAAACGCCTTCGCGCCGGAAACCGACAGCCCGCAAGGTTCTGTGGCCGAGCGCCGCATCGAAGCCGCCATCCAGATGGAACTGAAAAATCTCAAAACCCGCACCCAGGCGCTGGAAAAAAGGGAAATGGAGCTAAAGACCCTGAGGACCGAGGTCGATAAGAAACTGACCGAGCTTGAGAAGACCCGCGCCGAGGTCAGCCGCTTGCTGCAACGCAAAACCGCGCAGGAGGCGGTCAAGGCCAAAGCCCTCAGCAAGATTTACGAAAAAATGGATCCCGCCAATGCGGCATCCGTTCTTGCGGGACTGGAACTCGAGCTTGCGGTGGAAATCCTGCAAAACATGAAGGTCAAGGCCGCCGGCCGCATCCTGGACAACCTGGATGCGAAAACCGCCGCCAGGCTGAGCACTTCCTTTCCCGCCCTGGCGCGGGATTGAGCCCTCCCGCTGTTTGAGGCGGCCGGGCCGGGTTTCCACCACCAATCCTGAGGAAAGGAGGTGAAACCCCATGCACATGCCAGCCGTCATTCTGTCCGAAAACGCTCCGGTGGCCACCGGCCCAAGAGCGACGGGAAGAAACGCCGGGAA
This portion of the Syntrophotalea acetylenica genome encodes:
- a CDS encoding MotE family protein; translated protein: MTVSHRTRILWAASLLFIGWPVFTLAENAFAPETDSPQGSVAERRIEAAIQMELKNLKTRTQALEKREMELKTLRTEVDKKLTELEKTRAEVSRLLQRKTAQEAVKAKALSKIYEKMDPANAASVLAGLELELAVEILQNMKVKAAGRILDNLDAKTAARLSTSFPALARD
- the fliJ gene encoding flagellar export protein FliJ, producing the protein MSFTFKLQPLLKHRTLLENQARQALAEALAEEAALQQVIEEHCQARQALQQEFEDKKALGMDWAELLIYDRSLKRRAARLRELQAQARELQAQSEQRRACLTEASRDKTLMEKLRTRMEDEHRQEMLRREMVHLDEVALRLGKNRL